GGGCTGAAGGAGTCCCGCAAGGGCGGACCCAGTTACGAGGAGCTGGTGGAGTCCGAGGGCCGGCCGCGGCTGCGGGGCTGGCTGGAGAAGCTCCACACGGACAACCTGCTCGAAGCGGCCGTCGTCTACGGCTACTTCCCCTGCGTCTCCAAGGGCGACGACCTCATCCTGCTCGGCGAGGACGGCTCGGAGCGCACCCGCTTCACCTTCCCGCGGCAGCGGCGCGGGCGGCGGCTCTGCCTCGCCGACTTCTTCCGCCCCGAGGAGTCCGGCGAGACGGATGTGGTCGGACTCCAGGTCGTCACGGTCGGCTCGAAGATCGGCGGCGCGACGGCGGAGCTGTTCGAGAAGAACGCCTACCGGGACTATCTCGAACTCCACGGGCTCTCCGTCCAGCTCGCCGAGGCCCTCGCCGAGTACTGGCACGCCCGCGTCCGCTCCGAGCTGGGCTTCGCCGGCGAGGACCCGTCCGAGGTCGAGGACATGTTCGCCCTGAAGTACCGGGGCGCCCGCTTCTCGCTCGGCTACGGGGCCTGCCCCAACCTGGAGGACCGCGCCAAGATCGCCGGCCTTCTGGAGCCCGGCCGGATCGGCGTCGAGCTGTCCGAGGAGTTCCAGCTCCACCCCGAGCAGTCCACGGACGCCATCGTCATCCACCACCCCGAGGCGAAGTACTTCAACGCGCGCTAGGGCGTGTTTGAGAAGTCCCGTCTGGCCCACGACGCCTGGCACGCGCGCTCGCTGCGTTGTCGGAGTCATCCAAGTACGTCCAGTACGAGGATGATCCTCCGCCTTGCGATCGCACGCACCAGACGCCGTGGGCCCCGCCCGATGGGCGGACGACGCTACTTCTCAAACACGCCCTAGGCCGGCCGGGGCACCGCACGGCGCGGCAAGCCGCTGACCGCGCACTTCGCGTGGCCGAGCCGTACACTGGTCGGCCCAGTGCAGGCCGGTTGCCGGACCCGACGGGAATCCCGTCAGGAAAGGCGACCGGCCTTCTCGTCCCTCTCGGAGGTGTGCCGGATGACCAGTACGGTTCCCGCGTCCATGACCCGCACGGCCGAAGGATCCGCCCTTCAGGCCGTTCTGCTCGACATGGACGGCACCCTGGTCGACACCGAGGGCTTCTGGTGGGACACGGAGGTCGCGGTCTTCAAGGACCTCGGCCACCCCCTGGACGACGCCTGGCGGGACGTGGTCGTCGGCGGACCGATGACCAGGAGCGCCGGCTATCTCATCGAGGCCACCGGCGCCGACATCACCCTCGCCGAGCTGACCGTGCTGCTCAACGAGCGCTTCGAGGAGCGCATCGGCGCCGATGTGCCGCTGATGCCCGGCGCCGCCAAGCTCCTCGCCGAGCTGGCCCACCACGGCGTGCCCACGGCCCTGGTCTCCGCGTCCCACCGGCGCATCATCGACCGGGTGCTGGATTCCGTGGGACGCCACCACTTCTCCCTCACCGTGGCCGGTGACGAGGTGCTGAACACCAAGCCGCACCCCGACCCGTATCTGCTCGCCGCGCGCGGGCTGAGCGCCGCCCCCGCGAGATGCGCCGTCATCGAGGACACGGCGACCGGTGTGGCATCGGCCGAGGCGGCGGGCTGCCGCGTGGTCGCGGTGCCCTCGGTCGCGCCCATCGCGGCCGCCGCGGGACGGGTGATCGTGCAGTCCCTCGAAGAGGTCGATCTGGTATTCCTGCGTGGTCTGATCACGCATCAACACTGATACGCATACAGAGCGTGGCCCCTGAAACTATCGACAATAGGTGGCTTCGTATACACGCTCCGGGACTCCTTGTTGATCATTGCGCGAATGATCACGAGGGGCCTCAATTGAGCGCGAGTGATGTTGGTCACTCCCCGTCCTGTCGCCGCTGGCGGCCATGCCCGTTCGAGGGCTCCGGGTGGCCCGTTCGCCGCGCCGTTACGGGCATCCATGTGCCCGGTTTTATGGCTTTATGTGTGAATGATTCTGGCGTCCTGATACCGCTTCACGGCAATCCCTGATCACTTTGCGATGAGGCCCGAAGCAGGCCCGGTTCAGGACGTCCGCACCCGCCGACTAATCTCGTCGCGAGAACTTTCGCCACACGTTCGCCGCCTCAATGGTGTGATCCGACGGTCAATCACGTCGCGGAATTCTCAGCCACCGGTGTATCGCATGGTGTTCGGATGAGGGAGTACGTCCAGGATGAAGCGCAAGAGTCTCGTGCTGCCGGTTGTGGCCGGTCTGCTCGCCCCGGTGCTCGTCGCCTGCGGCGGCTCGGACAGCTCGTCGGACGACGGTGAGGCCATAGTCGTGGGCACCACCGACCAGTTCACCGCCACCAAGGAGTCCCCGGCGCCCCTGGACCCGGCGTTCGCGTACGACGCAGGCTCCTGGAACATCCTGCGCCAGACCCTCCAGACGCTGATGCACGTCCCGCGCGGCGGCGGCGCCCCCGTTCCCGAGGCCGCGTCGAACTGCCGCTTCTCCGACAACCAGAACGAGAGCTACCGCTGCGAGCTGCGCGACGGGCTCAAGTTCGCCGACGGCACCGAGGTCACCTCGGAGGACGTGAAGTTCTCCATCGACCGGGTCATCGACATCAACTCCGAGGCCGGCGCGGTGGGCCTGCTCGCGAACATCGACACGATCGAGACGCCCAGCGACGCCGAGGTCATCTTCCACCTCAAGACCCCCGACGCCACGTTCCCGTACAAGCTCTCGACGCCCGTCGCCGGCATCGTCTCCCCGGAGTCGTACGAAGGCAAGAAGCTCCGTGACGGCTTCGACCTGAGCGGCTCGGGCCCGTACAAGTTCAACGCCGAGGTGAAGGACGACAAGATCGTCAAGGCGGTCTTCACCAAGAACGACTCGTACAAGGGCGACCTCAAGCTCCGCAACAGCAAGGTCGAACTGCGCTCGTACGCCGACGCCGCCGCCATGGGCAAGGCCCTCGACTCCGGTGAGATCGACGTGATGGCCCGCACCATGGCCCCCGATCAGATCGAGCAGATGCTCGCGAAGCCCAAGGACAGCGTCGCGCTCACCGAGATGCCGGGTCTGGAGATCCGCTACCTCGCCTTCGACACCGACGAGCCGGTGGGGAAGGAGAAGGCCGTACGCCAGGCCGTCGCCTCCCTCGTGGACCGCGGCCAGATCGCCTCCGAGGTGTACGGCTCCACGGCCGAGCCGCTCTACTCGCTCATCCCGGCGACCGTCACGTCGCACACCAACTCGTTCTTCAACAAGTACGGGGAGCCGAACCGGGCCGAGGCCGAGAAGCTCCTCGAAGACGCCGGTGTGCAGACGCCGGTGAAGTTCACCATGCACTACACCACCGACCATTACGGCGAGGCCACCGCCAAGGAGTTCGAGATGCTCAAGGAGCAGCTCAACTCCAGCGGGCTCTTCCAGGTGGACACCAAGGGCGCCGAGTGGGCCAAGTTCCGGCCCGCCCAGACGCGCGGTGAGTACACCGTCTACGGCATGGGCTGGTTCCCCGACTTCCCCGACCCGGACAACTACATCGCGCCCTTCCTCGACACGGACAACTTCCTCAACGCGCCGTACGCGAACCAGAAGGTGATCAAGGAACTGATCCCGCAGTCGCGCAGCGAGGCCGAGCGCAGCGCCGCGGCCAAGGCCTTCTCGGACATGCAGGACATCGTTGCCGAGGACGTTCCGGTACTGCCGCTCTGGCAGGGCAAGCAGTACGTCGCCGCCGCCGACGACATCTCCGGTGTCGAGTGGGCCCTCAACCCCTCCGGCGAACTGCTGCTCTGGGAGCTGGGCACCGGCAGCGCGGTCTGACCGGCCCGACCGTCGTCATACAGAGAGGTCCCCGGCATCGACGTGATGCCGGGGACCTCTCCGTACGACCGGTTACTGGGCGCCCGGACGGACCAGACCGCTCTCGTACGCGTACACGGCCGCCTGCACCCGGTCGCGCAGGCTCAGCTTCGTGAGCACATGACCCACATGCGTCTTGACCGTCGTCTCACTCACGAAGAGGTCCGCCGCGATCTCCGCGTTGGACAGCCCGCGCGCCACCAGCTTGAGGACCTCCACCTCGCGCTCGGTCAGCGTGTGCAGGGTGTCCGGCACCTGCTCGTCGCCGGACGGCAGATGGTCCGCGTACTTGTCGAGCAGCCTGCGGGTGATGCTCGGCGCCAGCATCGCCTCACCGGCGGCCACCACCCGGATCGCCTGCACCAGCTCGTTGGCGGGCGCGTCCTTGAGCAGAAACCCGCTGGCCCCGGCGCGCAGCGCCTCCACCACGTACTCGTCCAGATCGAACGTGGTCAGCACCAGCACCTTCGCCGGACCGTCCTTGCCGGGACCGGTGATCTGACGGGTCGCCTCGACGCCGTCCATCCGGGGCATCCGGATGTCCATCAGTACGACATCGGGCTGGAGCGCCCGGACCTGGTCGATCGCCTGGAGGCCGTCCCCGGCCTCGCCGACGACGGCGATGTCCTGCTCGGCCTCCAGGATCATCCGGAAGCCGGTGCGCAGCAGTGGCTGGTCGTCGACCAGTAGGACGCGGATGGCCACGGGATCTCCTTCGGTGGGACTGATCCCGGTCCATTCTGCCCTGAGCGCCCGGCCGCGACCCCAGCGGGCACACGCCGCTCTTCCCGCTACGCCCCCTGAGCCGGCTCGGCGGAAGCCACCGGCCCGGCAGCGCCGACCGCCTCCGGAACGGCAAGCGGCTCGGCGCCCCGCCGCGGCGGCACCGTCAGCGGATACACCGGCGGAGTGCCCCCGAACTCCGGACACACCGCCTGGTGGTCGCACCAGCCGCACAGCTTCGTCGGCCGCGGCCGCCAGTCGCCCGTCTCCGTGGCCTGCCTGATCGCGTCCCAGAGCGCCAGAAGCTTGCGCTCCACGCGCTCCAGGTCGGCCTCGACCGGGTCGTACGTCAGCACGTCGCCGCTGCCCAGATAGACCAGCTGGAGCCGGCGCGGCACCACCCGCTTGAGCCGCCAGATCACCAGCGCGTAGAACTTCATCTGGAACAGCGCGCCCTCCGAGTACTCCGGACGCGGCGCCTTCCCCGTCTTGTAGTCCACGATCCGCACCTCGCCCGACGGCGCCACATCGACCCGGTCGATCACCCCGCGCAGCCGCAGCCCCGACTCCAGCTCCGTCTCCACGAACAGCTCACGCTCCGCCGGCTCCAGCCGCGTCGGATCCTCCAGCGAGAACCACCGCTCCACCAGCCGCTCGGCCTCCGAGAGCCAGCCCGCCAGCCGCTCCCCGCCCTCGTCCCCCGCGAACAGCTCGCCCAGCTCCGGTCTCGACTCCAGCAGCCGGTCCCACTGCCCGGGAACCATCGACCTGGCCCGCGGCGCCGTACGCTCGACAGCGGGGTCGTCGAACAGCCTCTCCAGCACCGCGTGCACCAGCGTCCCCCGGGTGGCCGCCTCGCTCGGCTTCTCCGGCAGCTTGTCGATCACCCGGAACCGGTACAGCAGAGGGCACTGCATGAAGTCGCTCGCACGCGACGGCGACAGCGAAGTGGGCTGCTGACTCGTACTCATGACGCAGACCCTACGGCCCGCCACTGACAGCGAGCGGAATACCATCGACGTAAGACCCTCGCGAACAGCATGATCGAGCGAGCGACGGTGCCGCAACGAAGGGATGACGTGAACAAGGACGACGAGAGCGGCGAGAGCAGGAGGCCGCGGTCCGGTCCTGAGGACGTGCCCCCCGGCGGCAAGCGCAAGCGGCCCGAAGACCCCGGCGGCGGGATCCTGATGGGCCGTCCCTTCGGCGTGCCCGTCTACGTCGCCCCCAGCTGGTTCCTGGTCGCCGCCCTGATCACCTGGGTCTTCGGCGGCCAGCTCGACCGGGTGCTGCCCGAGCTCGGCGGTGTCCGCTATCTCGTCGCGCTCTTCTTCGCCGTCGCCTTCTACGCCTCCGTACTGGTCCACGAACTGGCCCACACCGTTGTGGCGCTGCGCTACAAACTCCCCGTCCGCCGTATCCAGCTCCAGTTCTTCGGCGGCGTCTCCGAGATCGAGAAGGAGTCGGAGACCCCGGGCCGCGAATTCATGCTGGCCTTCGTCGGCCCCCTGCTCTCCCTCGTCCTCGCGGGCTTCTTCTACCTCACGATGCTGGCCGTGGAACCCGGCACCGTGCCCGGCGTCCTCCTCGCCGGCCTGATGATCTCCAACCTCATCGTCGCCGCCTTCAACCTGCTCCCCGGCCTGCCGCTCGACGGCGGCCGGATGCTGCGCGCCGTCGTCTGGAAGATCACCGGCAAGCCCATGACCGGCACCGTCGCCGCCGCCTGGGTCGGCAGGGCACTCGCCGTCGCCGTCCTCATCGGCCTGCCCCTGCTCACCCACACCGGCGCACTCGGCAACTCGACCAAGGACATCGGCGGCGTGGAGACCGTCACCGACGCGCTCCTCGCCGCCATCCTCGCCGCGATCATCTGGACCGGTGCCGGCAACAGCCTGCGCATGGCCCGCCTGCGCGAACACCTGCCCGACCTGCGCGCCCGCGCCCTCACCCGGCGCGCCGTCCCCGTCGAATCGGCCACCCCGCTCTCCGAGGCGCTGCGCCGCGCCAACGAGGCCGGAGCCCGCGCGCTCGTCGTCGTCGACGGCCAGGGCGAACCGACCGCGCTGGTCCGCGAGGCGGCCATCGTCGGCGTCCCGATCCACCGCCGCCCCTGGGTCGCCGTGAGCGGCCTCGCCCAGGACCTCACCGACGGGATGAAGGTCCCCGCCGAACTCGCCGGAGAAGCGCTCCTCGACCGTCTCAGGGCCAGCCCCGCCACCGAGTACCTGGTGGTCGAGGAGACCGGCGAGATCTACGGAGTCCTGTCGACTGCCGACGTGGAACGCGCCTTCGTCGCCGCCATGGCCAGGCCCGACAGCAAGTGAGGGCCGGTCAAGCCAGGTGAGGAAGGCCCAAATGGAGCAGGTAGTCTGACCGCATGTCCGAACCGACCGGTGCCGCCCGTCGTCGCGGCCCCTTCAAGGTCGGGGACCAGGTCCAGCTCACCGACCCCAAGGGACGCCACCACACCTTCACGCTCGAAGCGGGGAAGAATTTCCACACCCACAAGGGTTCCTTCCCCCATGACGAGCTGATCGGTGCTCCCGAGGGCAGTGTTGTCCGCACCACGGGAAACGTCGCCTACCTCGCGCTGCGCCCCCTGCTCCCCGACTACGTCCTGTCCATGCCCCGCGGCGCCGCCGTGGTCTACCCCAAGGACGCGGGCCAGATCCTGGCCTTCGCCGACATCTTCCCCGGCGCTCGCATCGTCGAGGCGGGAGTGGGATCGGGCTCGCTCAGCAGCTTCCTGCTGCGCGCCATCGGCGACCAGGGCATGCTGCACTCCTACGAGCGCCGCGAGGACTTCGCCGACATCGCCCGGCAGAACGTGGAGCGCTACTTCGGCGGACCGCACCCCGCCTGGCAGCTCACCGTCGGCGACCTCCAGGACAACCTCTCCGACACCGAGGTGGACAGGGTCATCCTCGACATGCTCGCGCCCTGGGAGTGCGTCGAGCCCGTGTCGAAGGCGCTCGTACCCGGCGGCATCCTCTGCGCGTACGTCGCCACCACCACCCAGCTCGCCCGCACTGTCGAGACCATCCGGGAGCACGGCTCGTTCAACGAACCGGCCGCCTGGGAGTCGATGGTCCGCAACTGGCACGTCGAGGGACTCGCCGTACGCCCGGACCACCGCATGATCGGCCACACCGGCTTTCTGATCACCGCCCGCCGTCTCGCCGACGGCGTGGAGCCGCCCCTGCGCCGCCGCCGCCCCTCCAAGGGCGCCTACGGCGAGGACTACGACGGCCCGGGAAGCGGCAGCGGCTCCCGAGGCTGAGCCCGCTGAGCCCTCGTCACCCCTCACAACACGACACCACCGCCGCCGAGTTCACGTCCACCCGACGCGAACTCGGCGGCGCAGTCTTTACGTTGGCCTTACGGACCCCGCTGTTCCACCGCACTGTGACGTGTGGCACCATTCACGCCACCCCCACCGGCACCGCCTTCACAGGAGTCACCGCGTGCAGATCTCCGACGTCCCGGACCTCGCGCACACCCAGCCGCGTCCGGTGCACTGGCTCGCCACGGCCACCGCGATGGCCGCCGTGGTGGCCTTCGCCGGTCTGCTCCAGCCCGACGCCGCCACGGCCGACCAGCCCGGCTCCGAACCCACCGCGCGCACCGCGCCGAACACGGCACCCCTGCCCGCGCCCGACACCGCCGCCGTGGACTTCCCACTGGAGTGCGGTGGCGCGAAAGCGCTGGTTACGAAGGAAGCCACCGGAGACCTCGACGGCGACGGCAGCCCCGAGACCGTGGCCGCCGCCCGCTGCGACGCGGGATCCGGCACCCCGCCGAGCGGTCTGTACGTCCTCACGGCCACGAAGGAGGGCGGTGCCCCTCGTATCGTCGCGACGCTCGTGGACCCGGCCGACCGGCAGAGCGTGGCCGACCTGGAGATGAGCGACGGCGTCGTCCGGGCCCGGCTGCTCGGCTACTCGGGACCCGACGTACCGGGCTGCTGCCCCGACGAGGAGACCCACCCCACCTGGGAGTGGAAGAACGGCGCCTTCGTACGGAGCGAAGGCGCACAGAACGAATCGCGGAGCGTCTGACCGGTCACCTCAGGTGATCTCACCATTGCCGCGCCGACGGCGTAACCTCTAACTCAGGAGCCTGCGGGGAGGCTCATTCCGCGTCGGGGCCGTACACCTCGACACTGTCCGAAACGCGCCGTACATGAATGCAGTCACCCGGGCATTCCTTCGCCGAGTCGACGACATCCCTGAGGATGGGCAGCGGCACCCGCGTGGTGGCCCCGGGGGACTGGAGAAGTTCGTCGTCGGCGCTCTTCACATAAGCGAGGCCGTCGATGTCGAGCTCGAAGACATCAGGGGCGTACTGGGCACAGATCCCGTCACCCGTGCAGAGGTCCTGGTCGATCCAGACTTCGAGCGGCTCGGAGCCCTCGGTGACGGCGTCTGTCGGAACCTGCTGCTGCACGGTCATATCTCCTGCCGTTTCCTGCTTGGGGTGAGGCAATCTCGGGCAAGTCGCGCCAGCCCGGACGGGTGTTGAACACTTCGACGATACAACCGGCCGCTTTCCGATGTTGAACGGTGGGTATTCCCCTGGCGTGAGGGAGAGCGCAAGGGTGAAGATCGGACACGCCCCGACAGTCTTTGTGATCTAGGGGTTTTAATCACCACCTACCCAGGTAGGGTCAGGAAGCGTCCAGCTCCCCTTGGAGGAGGTGAGGACCGTGGCAGCCCACGACGACGACATCAACCGCGGCATCCGGCCCGGGCGGGGGTCTGAAGACCCGGCCGGCCAGGTTGCCTATCTCGAGCAGGAAATCGCCGTCCTGCGACGTAAGCTCGCCGACTCTCCGCGTCATACGAGGATTCTCGAAGAGCGGATCGTCGAACTGCAGACGAACCTGGCAGGTGTGTCCGCGCAGAATGAGCGGCTCGCCAATACGCTGCGTGAGGCCCGCGACCAGATCGTGGCCCTCAAGGAAGAGGTCGACCGGCTCGCGCAGCCGCCGGCCGGCTTCGGTGTCTTTCTGCATGCGAACGAGGACAGCACGGCCGACATCTTCACCGGGGGCCGCAAGCTCCGGGTGAACGTCAGCCCCGGCGTCGAGCTCGAAGAGCTCCGGCGCGGCCAGGAAGTCATGCTCAACGAGGCCCTCAATGTGGTCGAGGCCATGGAGTTCGAGCGGGCCGGGGACATCGTCACCCTCAAGGAGATCCTTGAGGACGGCGAGCGCGCCCTGGTCGTGGGACACACCGACGAGGAACGGGTGGTGCGGCTCGCCGAGCCGCTGCTCGACATCAACATCCGCGCCGGCGACGCCCTCCTGCTCGAACCGCGCTCCGGCTATGTCTACGAAGTGGTTCCCAAGAGCGAGGTCGAAGAGCTCGTCCTCGAAGAGGTCCCGGACGTCGACTACAGCAAGATCGGCGGTCTGGGCGGCCAGATCGAGATGATCCGCGACGCGGTCGAGCTTCCGTACCTCTACCCGGACCTCTTCAAGGAGCACGAACTGCGCCCGCCGAAGGGCATCCTGCTCTACGGTCCGCCCGGCTGCGGCAAGACACTTATCGCCAAGGCTGTGGCCAACTCCCTTGCCAAGAAGGTCGCCGAGGTGAGCGGCCGGCCCGCGGGGAAGAGCTACTTCCTCAACATCAAGGGCCCCGAACTCCTCAACAAGTACGTCGGCGAGACCGAGCGGCACATCCGCCTGGTCTTCCAGCGCGCCCGTGAGAAGGCCAGCGAGGGCACGCCCGTCATCGTCTTCTTCGACGAGATGGAGTCCCTCTTCCGCACCCGCGGATCCGGTGTCAGCTCGGACGTGGAGAACACCATCGTCCCGCAGCTGCTCGCCGAGATCGACGGTGTGGAGGGCCTGGAGAACGTCATCGTCATCGGCGCGTCCAACCGCGAGGACATGATCGACCCCGCGATCCTGCGGCCCGGCCGGCTCGACGTGAAGATCAAGATCGAGCGTCCGGACGCGGAGG
The nucleotide sequence above comes from Streptomyces sp. NBC_01716. Encoded proteins:
- a CDS encoding ABC transporter substrate-binding protein; translation: MKRKSLVLPVVAGLLAPVLVACGGSDSSSDDGEAIVVGTTDQFTATKESPAPLDPAFAYDAGSWNILRQTLQTLMHVPRGGGAPVPEAASNCRFSDNQNESYRCELRDGLKFADGTEVTSEDVKFSIDRVIDINSEAGAVGLLANIDTIETPSDAEVIFHLKTPDATFPYKLSTPVAGIVSPESYEGKKLRDGFDLSGSGPYKFNAEVKDDKIVKAVFTKNDSYKGDLKLRNSKVELRSYADAAAMGKALDSGEIDVMARTMAPDQIEQMLAKPKDSVALTEMPGLEIRYLAFDTDEPVGKEKAVRQAVASLVDRGQIASEVYGSTAEPLYSLIPATVTSHTNSFFNKYGEPNRAEAEKLLEDAGVQTPVKFTMHYTTDHYGEATAKEFEMLKEQLNSSGLFQVDTKGAEWAKFRPAQTRGEYTVYGMGWFPDFPDPDNYIAPFLDTDNFLNAPYANQKVIKELIPQSRSEAERSAAAKAFSDMQDIVAEDVPVLPLWQGKQYVAAADDISGVEWALNPSGELLLWELGTGSAV
- a CDS encoding RecB family exonuclease is translated as MSTSQQPTSLSPSRASDFMQCPLLYRFRVIDKLPEKPSEAATRGTLVHAVLERLFDDPAVERTAPRARSMVPGQWDRLLESRPELGELFAGDEGGERLAGWLSEAERLVERWFSLEDPTRLEPAERELFVETELESGLRLRGVIDRVDVAPSGEVRIVDYKTGKAPRPEYSEGALFQMKFYALVIWRLKRVVPRRLQLVYLGSGDVLTYDPVEADLERVERKLLALWDAIRQATETGDWRPRPTKLCGWCDHQAVCPEFGGTPPVYPLTVPPRRGAEPLAVPEAVGAAGPVASAEPAQGA
- a CDS encoding site-2 protease family protein, which codes for MIERATVPQRRDDVNKDDESGESRRPRSGPEDVPPGGKRKRPEDPGGGILMGRPFGVPVYVAPSWFLVAALITWVFGGQLDRVLPELGGVRYLVALFFAVAFYASVLVHELAHTVVALRYKLPVRRIQLQFFGGVSEIEKESETPGREFMLAFVGPLLSLVLAGFFYLTMLAVEPGTVPGVLLAGLMISNLIVAAFNLLPGLPLDGGRMLRAVVWKITGKPMTGTVAAAWVGRALAVAVLIGLPLLTHTGALGNSTKDIGGVETVTDALLAAILAAIIWTGAGNSLRMARLREHLPDLRARALTRRAVPVESATPLSEALRRANEAGARALVVVDGQGEPTALVREAAIVGVPIHRRPWVAVSGLAQDLTDGMKVPAELAGEALLDRLRASPATEYLVVEETGEIYGVLSTADVERAFVAAMARPDSK
- the arc gene encoding proteasome ATPase, with amino-acid sequence MAAHDDDINRGIRPGRGSEDPAGQVAYLEQEIAVLRRKLADSPRHTRILEERIVELQTNLAGVSAQNERLANTLREARDQIVALKEEVDRLAQPPAGFGVFLHANEDSTADIFTGGRKLRVNVSPGVELEELRRGQEVMLNEALNVVEAMEFERAGDIVTLKEILEDGERALVVGHTDEERVVRLAEPLLDINIRAGDALLLEPRSGYVYEVVPKSEVEELVLEEVPDVDYSKIGGLGGQIEMIRDAVELPYLYPDLFKEHELRPPKGILLYGPPGCGKTLIAKAVANSLAKKVAEVSGRPAGKSYFLNIKGPELLNKYVGETERHIRLVFQRAREKASEGTPVIVFFDEMESLFRTRGSGVSSDVENTIVPQLLAEIDGVEGLENVIVIGASNREDMIDPAILRPGRLDVKIKIERPDAEAAKDIFAKYLRSSLPLHEDDLSEHKGSPESTVEGMIQSVVERMYTESEENRFLEVTYANGDKEVLYFKDFNSGAMIQNIVDRAKKMAIKDFLDENQRGLRVAHLLQACVDEFKENEDLPNTTNPDDWARISGKKGERIVFIRTLVTGKQGADTGRSIDTVANTGQYL
- a CDS encoding tRNA (adenine-N1)-methyltransferase; translated protein: MSEPTGAARRRGPFKVGDQVQLTDPKGRHHTFTLEAGKNFHTHKGSFPHDELIGAPEGSVVRTTGNVAYLALRPLLPDYVLSMPRGAAVVYPKDAGQILAFADIFPGARIVEAGVGSGSLSSFLLRAIGDQGMLHSYERREDFADIARQNVERYFGGPHPAWQLTVGDLQDNLSDTEVDRVILDMLAPWECVEPVSKALVPGGILCAYVATTTQLARTVETIREHGSFNEPAAWESMVRNWHVEGLAVRPDHRMIGHTGFLITARRLADGVEPPLRRRRPSKGAYGEDYDGPGSGSGSRG
- a CDS encoding ferredoxin, which produces MTVQQQVPTDAVTEGSEPLEVWIDQDLCTGDGICAQYAPDVFELDIDGLAYVKSADDELLQSPGATTRVPLPILRDVVDSAKECPGDCIHVRRVSDSVEVYGPDAE
- a CDS encoding response regulator; protein product: MAIRVLLVDDQPLLRTGFRMILEAEQDIAVVGEAGDGLQAIDQVRALQPDVVLMDIRMPRMDGVEATRQITGPGKDGPAKVLVLTTFDLDEYVVEALRAGASGFLLKDAPANELVQAIRVVAAGEAMLAPSITRRLLDKYADHLPSGDEQVPDTLHTLTEREVEVLKLVARGLSNAEIAADLFVSETTVKTHVGHVLTKLSLRDRVQAAVYAYESGLVRPGAQ
- a CDS encoding HAD family hydrolase — its product is MTSTVPASMTRTAEGSALQAVLLDMDGTLVDTEGFWWDTEVAVFKDLGHPLDDAWRDVVVGGPMTRSAGYLIEATGADITLAELTVLLNERFEERIGADVPLMPGAAKLLAELAHHGVPTALVSASHRRIIDRVLDSVGRHHFSLTVAGDEVLNTKPHPDPYLLAARGLSAAPARCAVIEDTATGVASAEAAGCRVVAVPSVAPIAAAAGRVIVQSLEEVDLVFLRGLITHQH